In Ectothiorhodospiraceae bacterium 2226, a single window of DNA contains:
- a CDS encoding CBS domain-containing protein: MNEDRPSSTPAADGRPYRSWLEKLSHALTGEPRDREQLLDSLREAEQRNLLDADSLAMIEGVLQVSEMQVRDIMVPRSQMVVVERDAMPEDYLPLIIESAHSRFPVIGENRDEVVGILLAKDLLAYFGREPRGSFNIQDVLRPPVFIPESKRLNVLLKEFRARRNHMAIVVDEYGGVAGLVTIEDVLEQIVGEIEDEHDVDDEAYIMEHGDNRYTVKALTPIEDFNERFGSDFSEDEFDTIGGLVLNRFGRMPKRGETVDLGAFHFRVLRADNRRIHLLDMSLRAAPAATADAAGARHGAGH, from the coding sequence ATGAACGAAGATCGACCTAGTAGTACCCCTGCCGCAGACGGCAGGCCCTACCGTAGCTGGCTCGAGAAGCTGAGCCATGCCCTGACGGGCGAACCGCGGGACCGCGAGCAACTGCTCGACTCCCTGCGGGAAGCCGAACAACGGAATCTGCTCGACGCCGATTCGCTCGCCATGATCGAGGGCGTGCTGCAGGTCTCCGAGATGCAGGTGCGCGACATCATGGTGCCACGCTCGCAGATGGTGGTGGTCGAGCGCGATGCCATGCCCGAGGATTACCTCCCCCTAATCATCGAATCCGCCCACTCGCGCTTCCCGGTGATCGGGGAGAACCGCGACGAGGTGGTCGGCATCCTGCTCGCCAAGGACCTGTTGGCCTACTTCGGGCGGGAGCCGCGCGGTAGCTTCAACATCCAGGACGTGCTGCGTCCGCCGGTGTTCATCCCCGAGAGCAAGCGCCTGAACGTATTGCTCAAGGAGTTCCGCGCGCGGCGCAACCACATGGCCATCGTGGTGGACGAGTACGGCGGCGTGGCGGGGCTGGTTACCATCGAGGACGTGCTTGAGCAGATCGTGGGCGAGATCGAGGACGAACACGATGTCGACGACGAGGCCTACATCATGGAGCACGGCGACAACCGCTACACCGTGAAGGCCCTGACACCCATCGAAGACTTCAACGAGCGCTTCGGCAGCGACTTCTCCGAAGACGAGTTCGATACCATCGGCGGGCTGGTGCTCAACCGCTTCGGGCGTATGCCCAAGCGCGGCGAGACGGTCGATCTCGGCGCCTTTCATTTCCGCGTGCTGCGCGCCGACAACCGGCGCATCCACCTGCTGGACATGAGCCTGCGCGCGGCTCCGGCGGCGACCGCCGATGCGGCGGGGGCGCGGCACGGTGCCGGCCACTGA
- the ybeY gene encoding rRNA maturation RNase YbeY: MRLELDLQVAPEVAGHALPSAAALRRYARAAMAGHRSRGALTIRIVGEPESQALNARYRQRNHPTNVLSFPYENPPGMTLSLLGDLVICAPVVEREAREQGKPVEAHWAHLIAHGMLHLLGYEHQDDAQAQIMEALEIAILDTLGYPNPYLLAEPHERRST; encoded by the coding sequence GTGAGGCTGGAGTTGGACCTGCAGGTCGCGCCCGAGGTGGCCGGCCACGCGTTGCCCTCGGCCGCTGCGCTGCGCCGCTATGCGCGCGCCGCCATGGCGGGCCATCGCAGCCGCGGCGCCCTGACCATCCGTATCGTCGGCGAGCCGGAGAGCCAGGCGCTCAACGCCCGTTACCGCCAGCGCAACCATCCGACCAACGTGTTGTCTTTTCCTTACGAGAATCCTCCGGGAATGACGCTATCTTTACTGGGGGATCTGGTGATTTGCGCGCCGGTCGTGGAACGCGAGGCGCGGGAGCAGGGCAAGCCGGTGGAGGCGCATTGGGCGCACCTGATCGCACACGGCATGCTGCACCTGCTCGGTTACGAGCATCAGGACGACGCCCAGGCTCAGATAATGGAAGCGCTTGAAATCGCGATCCTGGACACCTTAGGCTATCCAAACCCGTATCTCCTTGCGGAGCCTCATGAACGAAGATCGACCTAG
- a CDS encoding PhoH family protein — MDNARLANLSGQFDEHLHQIERHLGVEINNRGNVFRIIGDPAPVRATSALLTRLYAETAQESLTPSRLHLFLQEADSAAAHVSRTDDEVPDDVAISTRRGEIRGRGANQRRYLKNVLTHDINFGIGPAGTGKTYLAVACAVEALERDQVQRLVLTRPAVEAGERLGFLPGDLAQKVDPYLRPLYDALFEMLGFERVAKLIERNVIEIAPLAYMRGRSLNESFIILDEAQNTTVEQMKMFLTRMGFGSTAVITGDVTQIDLPAGKQSGLRHVIDVLRDVPGISFTFFQAKDVVRHTLVQRIVTAYDAYEARMREGGSEA; from the coding sequence ATGGACAACGCGCGGCTGGCCAACCTGAGCGGCCAGTTCGACGAGCACCTGCACCAGATCGAGCGTCACCTCGGCGTGGAGATCAATAACCGCGGCAACGTGTTCCGCATCATCGGCGACCCCGCCCCGGTGCGCGCCACCTCGGCGCTGCTGACCCGCTTGTATGCCGAGACCGCGCAGGAGAGCCTCACGCCCAGCCGGCTGCACCTGTTCCTGCAGGAGGCGGATAGCGCGGCGGCGCACGTTTCGCGGACGGACGACGAGGTGCCGGACGATGTCGCCATCAGTACGCGCCGCGGCGAGATCCGCGGGCGCGGCGCCAATCAGCGCCGCTACCTCAAGAACGTGCTCACGCACGACATCAACTTCGGTATCGGCCCCGCCGGCACGGGCAAGACCTACCTCGCGGTGGCCTGCGCGGTAGAGGCCTTGGAGCGCGACCAGGTGCAGCGCCTGGTGCTCACCCGCCCGGCGGTGGAGGCGGGCGAGCGCCTCGGTTTCCTGCCCGGGGATCTCGCGCAAAAGGTCGACCCCTACCTGCGCCCACTGTACGACGCGTTGTTCGAGATGCTCGGCTTCGAACGCGTAGCCAAACTGATCGAACGCAACGTAATCGAGATCGCGCCGCTCGCCTATATGCGCGGGCGCAGCCTGAACGAATCCTTCATCATCCTGGACGAGGCGCAGAACACCACCGTCGAACAGATGAAGATGTTTTTGACGCGCATGGGTTTCGGTTCCACCGCCGTGATCACCGGCGACGTCACCCAGATCGACCTGCCGGCCGGCAAGCAGTCGGGGCTGCGCCACGTGATCGACGTGCTGCGCGACGTGCCCGGCATCAGCTTCACCTTCTTTCAGGCCAAGGACGTGGTGCGCCACACCCTGGTGCAGCGCATCGTGACCGCCTACGACGCCTACGAGGCGCGCATGCGCGAAGGCGGCAGCGAGGCGTGA
- the miaB gene encoding tRNA (N6-isopentenyl adenosine(37)-C2)-methylthiotransferase MiaB: MTRKLYIKTHGCQMNEYDSAKMAEVLHEGAGLELTDRPEEADVLLLNTCSIREKAQEKVFSQLGMWRELKEARPEVVIGVGGCVASQEGEALRARAPYVDLVFGPQTLHRLPQMLREREARRAPVVDVSFPEIEKFDHLPAPRAEGATAFVSIMEGCSKYCTFCVVPYTRGEEVSRPFDDVIAEVAQLAAQGVREVTLLGQNVNAYRGVMHDGDIADLALLIGYVAAIDGIERVRYTTSHPVEFSDSLIAAYGEVPELVSHLHLPVQSGSDRILALMKRGHTALEYKAKVRRLRALRPDISLSSDFIVGFPGETDADFEATMNLIAEVGFDTSFSFIYSPRPGTPAAQLPDDIPLAVKKERLALLQQRINQQAAAISRRMVGSVQRILIEGPSRKDPRQMAGRTENNRVVNIDGGPELIGRFVDVRITEALPNSLRGERIERVVDCA; the protein is encoded by the coding sequence ATGACCCGCAAGCTCTACATCAAGACCCACGGCTGCCAGATGAACGAGTACGACTCGGCCAAAATGGCCGAGGTGCTGCACGAAGGCGCCGGTCTCGAACTCACCGATCGGCCGGAAGAGGCCGACGTGCTGTTGCTCAATACCTGTTCCATCCGCGAGAAGGCGCAGGAAAAGGTGTTTTCCCAGCTCGGCATGTGGCGGGAGCTCAAGGAGGCGCGCCCCGAGGTGGTGATCGGCGTGGGCGGCTGTGTGGCCAGCCAGGAGGGCGAGGCGCTGCGCGCGCGGGCGCCCTATGTGGACTTGGTGTTCGGCCCCCAGACCCTGCATCGGCTGCCGCAGATGTTGCGCGAGCGCGAGGCGCGCCGCGCGCCGGTGGTGGATGTCTCCTTCCCCGAGATCGAGAAGTTCGACCACCTGCCCGCGCCGCGCGCCGAGGGCGCCACCGCGTTCGTGTCCATCATGGAGGGCTGCAGCAAGTACTGCACCTTCTGCGTGGTGCCCTACACGCGCGGCGAAGAGGTCAGCCGCCCGTTCGACGACGTGATCGCCGAGGTGGCGCAACTCGCCGCGCAGGGCGTGCGCGAGGTCACCCTGCTCGGGCAAAACGTGAACGCCTACCGCGGCGTGATGCACGACGGCGATATCGCCGACCTTGCACTGCTGATCGGTTACGTGGCCGCGATCGACGGCATCGAGCGCGTGCGCTACACCACCTCCCACCCGGTGGAGTTCTCCGACAGCCTGATCGCCGCCTACGGCGAGGTGCCCGAGCTGGTGAGCCACCTGCACCTGCCGGTGCAGAGCGGCTCCGACCGCATCCTGGCGCTCATGAAGCGCGGCCACACGGCGCTGGAGTACAAGGCCAAGGTGCGCCGCCTGCGCGCGCTGCGCCCGGACATCAGCCTCTCGTCGGACTTCATCGTCGGCTTCCCCGGCGAGACCGACGCCGACTTCGAGGCGACCATGAATCTCATCGCCGAGGTCGGCTTCGACACCTCGTTCAGCTTTATCTACAGCCCGCGCCCCGGCACCCCCGCGGCACAGCTGCCGGACGACATCCCGCTGGCGGTGAAGAAGGAGCGCCTGGCGCTGTTGCAGCAGCGCATCAATCAGCAGGCGGCGGCCATCAGCCGGCGCATGGTGGGCAGCGTGCAGCGCATCCTGATCGAGGGCCCCTCGCGCAAGGACCCGCGCCAGATGGCGGGGCGCACCGAGAACAACCGCGTGGTCAACATCGACGGCGGCCCCGAGCTCATCGGGCGCTTCGTGGACGTGCGCATCACCGAGGCGCTGCCCAACTCGCTGCGCGGCGAACGCATCGAGCGCGTGGTCGACTGTGCCTGA
- a CDS encoding DUF481 domain-containing protein: MRSGWLALVLAGLSGTAQAIVNVESLRAVDPPEGLSGKLSLSAGGESGTVHTSSINAGAGVVWRRQAVTNFLTFNYAYGESLGVKVTDRSFVHARHVRHVRERTDWELFAQRQHNRFLRLSSRELVGSGARLTLYDEPSQDSRAFLGVGAMYVQERLEERIGTTDGGTSGLWRGNVYLALNWRTDDRVRLSSTTYWQPALTDAGDFRLLEEAALRVRVHGNLDLVTSLNIRHNSHPPQGVERTEITYRTGFEYDF, encoded by the coding sequence ATGCGCAGCGGATGGTTGGCCTTGGTGCTCGCCGGTTTGAGCGGCACGGCGCAGGCGATCGTGAACGTGGAGAGTCTGCGGGCGGTGGACCCGCCCGAGGGGCTGAGCGGCAAGCTGTCGCTAAGCGCCGGCGGCGAGAGCGGTACGGTGCACACCTCCAGCATCAACGCCGGCGCCGGCGTGGTATGGCGCCGACAGGCGGTCACCAACTTCCTCACCTTCAACTACGCCTACGGCGAGTCGCTGGGGGTGAAGGTGACCGACCGCAGCTTCGTGCACGCGCGGCACGTGCGTCATGTGCGTGAACGTACGGATTGGGAGTTGTTCGCGCAGCGCCAGCACAACCGCTTCCTGCGCCTGTCTTCGCGCGAACTGGTCGGCAGCGGGGCCCGGCTCACGCTGTACGACGAACCCTCGCAGGACAGCCGCGCCTTTTTGGGGGTCGGCGCCATGTATGTGCAGGAGCGTTTGGAGGAGCGCATCGGCACCACCGACGGCGGCACCAGCGGACTGTGGCGCGGCAACGTGTACTTGGCGCTCAACTGGCGCACCGACGACCGCGTGCGGCTCTCCAGCACCACCTACTGGCAGCCGGCCCTGACCGATGCCGGCGATTTCCGGCTGCTGGAGGAGGCGGCGTTGCGCGTGCGGGTGCACGGCAACCTCGATCTCGTCACCTCGCTCAACATCCGCCACAACAGCCACCCGCCGCAGGGCGTCGAACGCACCGAGATCACCTACCGCACCGGGTTCGAGTACGACTTCTAG
- a CDS encoding rhodanese-like domain-containing protein has product MPKKLRDFVAAARSRIQEVSPEALEEMRAQRPDLLILDVRETYEFEEGHIEGAHCIPRGLLEPAADPDYKRPDPVLSTAYERPVVVYCSTGGRSALAAATLMDMGYAEVYNLAGGCENWLAEDLPMVTGAAPRPAPTPAPAA; this is encoded by the coding sequence ATGCCCAAGAAACTGCGCGACTTCGTCGCCGCCGCCCGCAGCCGTATTCAGGAAGTCTCGCCGGAGGCGCTGGAGGAAATGCGTGCGCAGCGACCGGACCTGCTCATACTCGACGTACGCGAGACCTACGAATTCGAGGAGGGACACATCGAGGGCGCGCACTGCATCCCGCGCGGGTTGCTCGAACCCGCCGCCGATCCCGACTACAAGCGCCCCGACCCGGTGCTGAGCACCGCCTACGAGCGCCCCGTCGTGGTGTACTGCTCGACCGGCGGGCGCAGCGCGCTGGCGGCCGCGACCCTGATGGACATGGGCTACGCCGAGGTCTACAACCTGGCCGGCGGCTGCGAGAACTGGCTGGCCGAGGACCTGCCGATGGTGACCGGCGCCGCCCCGCGCCCGGCCCCGACACCCGCGCCGGCCGCCTAA
- a CDS encoding SDR family NAD(P)-dependent oxidoreductase, which translates to MKVQLKPLAEQTVVITGATSGIGLVTARQAARKGTRLLLAARGEEALEDLTNEIRQGGGEAAYVVADVAAEAEVRRIADEALARYGGFDTWVNNAAVSIYGKIEEVSLADHQRLFETNYWGVVHGSRIACEHLRRHGGKLINVGSALSERAIPMQGIYSASKAAVMGFTDALRMELEADGAPVSVTLIKPGAIDTPYRAHAANYMGVEGKNPPPVYAPETVATAILHAAEHEVREVVVGAGGKLITTLGNVAPRLSDKVMGKVMPFLQRTNKPVDGVQQGALYEAGGALQERGGTPMTLEHSLYSAAVRHKGLTLMAAAGAAAVLYGVLRPHGRAH; encoded by the coding sequence ATGAAGGTTCAACTGAAACCCTTGGCTGAGCAGACCGTGGTCATCACCGGGGCGACCAGCGGCATCGGTTTGGTGACGGCGCGCCAAGCCGCGCGCAAGGGGACGCGCCTGCTGCTCGCGGCGCGCGGCGAGGAGGCGTTGGAGGATCTGACCAACGAGATCCGCCAGGGCGGTGGCGAGGCGGCGTACGTGGTGGCGGACGTGGCAGCGGAGGCGGAAGTGCGCCGTATCGCCGACGAGGCATTGGCGCGCTACGGCGGCTTCGACACCTGGGTGAACAACGCGGCGGTGTCCATCTACGGCAAGATCGAGGAGGTCTCGCTGGCCGATCACCAGCGGCTGTTCGAAACCAACTACTGGGGCGTGGTGCACGGCTCCCGTATCGCCTGCGAGCACCTGCGCCGCCATGGCGGCAAGCTCATCAACGTGGGCAGTGCGCTGTCCGAGCGCGCGATCCCCATGCAGGGCATCTACAGCGCCTCCAAGGCCGCGGTGATGGGTTTCACGGACGCCCTGCGCATGGAGCTCGAAGCGGACGGCGCGCCGGTGTCGGTCACCTTGATCAAGCCCGGCGCCATCGACACCCCTTATCGCGCGCATGCGGCGAACTACATGGGCGTGGAGGGCAAAAACCCGCCGCCGGTGTACGCCCCGGAGACCGTCGCCACGGCCATCCTGCACGCCGCCGAGCACGAGGTGCGCGAGGTGGTGGTCGGTGCGGGCGGTAAGCTGATCACGACCCTGGGGAACGTGGCGCCGCGGCTGTCCGACAAGGTCATGGGCAAGGTAATGCCCTTTCTGCAGCGCACCAACAAGCCGGTGGACGGGGTGCAGCAGGGCGCCCTGTACGAGGCGGGCGGTGCGCTGCAGGAGCGCGGGGGCACGCCGATGACCCTCGAGCACAGCCTGTACAGCGCAGCCGTGCGCCACAAGGGGCTGACGCTGATGGCCGCGGCCGGGGCCGCGGCGGTGCTGTACGGGGTGTTGCGGCCGCACGGCCGCGCCCATTGA
- the rnk gene encoding nucleoside diphosphate kinase regulator, with product MSQLPPITVSAFDLDRLEALLDKLPKPASPEINALRAELARANIVEPEEMPPTVVTMNSRVRFAVEGTDETFEKVLCYPRDIDGQPDKISVLAPLGSAMLGLSVGQQIAWPLPGRKTVQVRIEEVLYQPERAGDYNR from the coding sequence GTGTCCCAACTTCCCCCCATCACCGTGTCCGCGTTCGACCTGGACCGGCTGGAAGCGCTGCTCGACAAGCTGCCCAAGCCGGCCAGCCCCGAGATCAACGCATTGCGCGCGGAGCTCGCGCGCGCGAACATCGTCGAGCCGGAAGAAATGCCGCCGACGGTGGTTACCATGAACTCGCGCGTGCGCTTTGCCGTGGAGGGGACCGACGAGACATTCGAGAAGGTGCTGTGCTACCCGCGCGACATCGACGGGCAGCCGGACAAAATCTCGGTGCTCGCCCCGCTCGGCAGCGCGATGCTCGGTCTGTCCGTGGGCCAGCAGATCGCCTGGCCGCTGCCGGGGCGCAAGACGGTGCAGGTACGCATCGAGGAAGTGCTTTACCAACCCGAGCGCGCCGGCGACTACAACCGCTAG
- a CDS encoding carbohydrate kinase family protein: MTALICGSMAYDTIMVFHDRFKNHILPEQVHILNVSFLVPDMRREFGGCAGNIAYNLNLLGGDGVPMGTVGEDFTPYAGWLDECGISRAYLRVIPESYTGQAFITTDMDDNQITAFHPGAMNHSHEVRVSDAQDISIGIVSPDGRQGMLDHARQFAEAGIPFIFDPGQGMPLFDGAALLGFIEQATWVALNDYEAQLLAERTGVSLEKLAQRVEAMVVTRGAHGSTIYAGGREYDIPVAPPQVVRDPTGCGDAYRAGLLYGLMRDMDWKTTGRVAALMGSIKIEHHGTQNHSVTPEAFAERFAETFGYRF; the protein is encoded by the coding sequence ATGACCGCGCTGATTTGCGGCTCCATGGCCTATGACACCATCATGGTGTTCCACGACCGCTTCAAGAATCACATCCTGCCGGAGCAGGTCCATATCCTGAACGTGTCCTTTCTGGTGCCCGACATGCGGCGCGAGTTCGGCGGCTGCGCGGGCAACATCGCCTATAACCTAAACCTGCTGGGCGGTGACGGCGTGCCCATGGGCACGGTCGGCGAGGACTTCACCCCCTACGCGGGCTGGCTCGATGAGTGCGGCATCTCGCGCGCGTATTTGAGGGTCATTCCCGAGTCCTACACCGGTCAGGCCTTCATCACCACCGACATGGACGACAACCAGATCACCGCCTTCCATCCGGGGGCGATGAACCACTCGCACGAGGTGCGCGTGAGCGACGCGCAGGACATCAGTATCGGCATCGTCTCGCCCGACGGGCGCCAGGGCATGCTCGACCACGCGCGCCAGTTCGCCGAGGCCGGCATCCCGTTCATTTTCGATCCCGGCCAGGGCATGCCGCTGTTCGACGGCGCCGCCCTGCTGGGCTTCATCGAGCAGGCGACCTGGGTGGCGCTGAACGATTACGAGGCGCAGCTGCTCGCCGAGCGCACCGGGGTGAGCCTGGAGAAGCTGGCGCAGCGGGTGGAGGCGATGGTCGTCACGCGGGGGGCCCACGGCTCCACCATCTACGCCGGCGGGCGGGAGTATGACATCCCCGTCGCGCCGCCCCAGGTGGTGCGCGATCCGACCGGCTGCGGCGACGCCTACCGCGCCGGCCTGCTGTACGGGTTGATGCGCGACATGGACTGGAAGACCACCGGCCGTGTCGCCGCGCTGATGGGCAGCATCAAGATCGAGCATCACGGCACCCAGAACCACAGCGTCACGCCCGAGGCCTTCGCCGAGCGGTTCGCGGAGACCTTCGGTTACCGCTTCTGA
- a CDS encoding diacylglycerol kinase produces MRKPPHELRRLANATRYSWQGLRAAFRHERAFRLEVVAAAVLLPLAVWLGEGPLERALLVAVVLLVMVAELLNSAVEATVNRIGTEHHPLAGRAKDLGSAAVFVSVVLAGAVWLLILL; encoded by the coding sequence TTGCGCAAGCCGCCGCATGAACTGCGCCGGCTGGCCAACGCCACGCGCTATTCCTGGCAAGGGTTGAGGGCGGCGTTTCGCCACGAGCGGGCCTTCCGTCTGGAAGTGGTGGCGGCCGCGGTGCTGTTGCCGCTCGCCGTTTGGCTGGGGGAGGGGCCGTTGGAGCGGGCGCTGCTGGTGGCGGTGGTGCTGCTGGTGATGGTGGCCGAATTGCTCAACTCGGCGGTGGAAGCGACCGTTAACCGCATAGGTACCGAGCACCATCCATTGGCGGGGCGCGCCAAAGATCTCGGCTCGGCGGCGGTGTTCGTGAGCGTCGTCCTCGCCGGGGCCGTCTGGCTGTTGATCCTGTTGTAG
- the gcvPB gene encoding aminomethyl-transferring glycine dehydrogenase subunit GcvPB: protein MLIFEQSQAGRTNAAQVPLDAPAADDIPAHLRRSAPPRLPEVSELQTVRHYTRLSQKNFSIDTHFYPLGSCTMKYNPRGCNSLAMLPGLVGRHPGGPDRLGQGFMACMYELQEILKDVTGMKGVSLTPMAGAQGEFAGVAMIRAYHEARGDEARTEIIVPDAAHGTNPATAVMCGYKVREIPTDAQGDVDLEALRAAVGPQTAGIMLTNPSTLGVFERRIMEIARIVHEAGGLLYYDGANLNAILGKVKPGDMGFDVIHMNLHKTFSTPHGGGGPGAGPVGVSERLVPYLPIPIVDKTASGTYRWLTEQDRPQSIGRLSTYMGNAGVLLRAYVYARLLGREGMARVADYATLNANYLMARLKAAGFDMAYPKRRATHEFILTLKRQAKEHDATAMDFAKRLLDYGFHAPTTYFPLLVPECLLIEPTETEAMDALDAFVDAMVAILGEARENVETLKGAPYTLPVRRLDDVRAARELDLAWQPVP from the coding sequence ATGCTGATCTTCGAGCAAAGCCAGGCCGGCCGCACCAACGCCGCCCAGGTACCGCTGGACGCCCCGGCGGCGGACGATATTCCCGCCCATCTGCGGCGTAGCGCGCCGCCGCGTCTGCCCGAGGTGTCGGAGTTGCAGACGGTGCGCCATTACACGCGCCTGTCGCAGAAGAACTTCTCCATCGACACGCACTTCTACCCGCTCGGCTCGTGCACCATGAAGTACAACCCGCGCGGCTGCAATTCGCTGGCCATGTTGCCGGGGCTGGTCGGTCGCCACCCGGGCGGCCCGGACCGGCTCGGCCAGGGGTTCATGGCCTGCATGTATGAGCTGCAGGAGATCCTCAAGGACGTCACCGGCATGAAGGGCGTCTCACTCACGCCGATGGCGGGCGCGCAGGGCGAGTTCGCCGGCGTCGCCATGATCCGCGCCTATCACGAGGCGCGTGGCGACGAGGCGCGCACCGAGATCATCGTGCCGGATGCGGCGCACGGCACCAATCCGGCGACGGCGGTGATGTGCGGCTACAAGGTGCGCGAGATCCCCACCGACGCCCAGGGCGACGTGGACCTCGAAGCGCTGCGCGCCGCGGTGGGTCCGCAGACCGCGGGCATCATGCTCACCAACCCCTCCACCCTGGGCGTGTTCGAGCGTCGCATCATGGAGATCGCGCGCATCGTGCACGAGGCGGGCGGGCTGCTGTACTACGACGGCGCCAACCTGAACGCCATCCTCGGCAAGGTGAAGCCCGGCGACATGGGCTTCGACGTGATCCACATGAACCTGCACAAGACCTTCTCCACGCCCCACGGCGGCGGCGGGCCGGGCGCCGGTCCGGTGGGGGTGAGCGAGCGCCTGGTGCCCTATCTGCCCATCCCCATTGTGGACAAGACCGCGAGCGGCACCTACCGCTGGCTCACCGAGCAGGACCGCCCGCAGTCTATCGGTCGCCTGTCGACCTATATGGGCAACGCCGGGGTGTTGCTGCGCGCCTATGTGTATGCGCGCCTGCTCGGGCGCGAGGGCATGGCGCGGGTCGCCGACTACGCGACGCTGAACGCCAATTACCTGATGGCGCGCCTCAAGGCGGCCGGCTTCGACATGGCCTACCCGAAGCGGCGCGCGACGCACGAGTTCATCCTCACCCTCAAGCGCCAGGCCAAGGAGCACGACGCCACGGCGATGGACTTCGCCAAGCGGCTGCTGGATTACGGCTTCCATGCGCCGACCACTTATTTCCCGTTGCTGGTGCCCGAGTGCCTGCTCATCGAGCCGACCGAGACCGAAGCCATGGACGCCTTGGACGCCTTCGTGGACGCGATGGTGGCCATCCTGGGCGAGGCGCGGGAGAACGTGGAGACCTTGAAGGGCGCCCCCTACACGCTGCCCGTGCGGCGCCTGGACGACGTGCGCGCGGCGCGCGAGCTCGATCTGGCCTGGCAGCCCGTCCCGTGA
- a CDS encoding MBL fold metallo-hydrolase produces MRLNVYQGAAVLVLLALSLAVQAKPATVDDYEMSAQEIAPNVYAVLTPSRDFPSAENLGWNANMAFVVTEEGVLVFDTGSSEVIGEAILRTIRTVTEAPIRWIVNSHSHGDHWLGNAAVAEDGTEILASARTRELIENDGLEWVRRFNDMTEGATGDSRVLPPNVTVSDNSARDFGGVRGEFYLSPHGHSPGDLVLWLPEQRVLLAGDVVYQGRIAGTFDADFQGWIALLEVLEALGAEVVVPGHGDVTEGEAVARQRAYFERLWAVVEEGFDEGLPDFEIAPRVREQMAEFETYYPDLQEGIGASVSHAYLQVEAAAF; encoded by the coding sequence ATGCGATTGAATGTTTACCAAGGTGCGGCGGTGCTGGTGCTCCTGGCGTTGAGTCTGGCGGTGCAGGCCAAGCCGGCCACCGTCGACGATTACGAGATGAGCGCGCAGGAGATCGCGCCGAATGTGTACGCCGTGCTCACGCCCTCGCGCGACTTCCCCAGCGCCGAGAACCTCGGTTGGAACGCCAACATGGCCTTCGTCGTGACCGAGGAGGGCGTGCTGGTGTTCGACACCGGCTCGTCGGAGGTCATCGGCGAGGCCATCCTGCGCACTATCCGTACCGTGACCGAGGCGCCGATCCGCTGGATCGTCAATTCCCACAGTCATGGCGATCACTGGCTGGGCAACGCCGCCGTCGCGGAGGACGGCACCGAGATCCTCGCCTCGGCCAGGACGCGCGAGTTGATCGAGAACGACGGCCTGGAGTGGGTGCGCCGCTTCAACGACATGACCGAAGGCGCCACCGGCGACTCGCGCGTGCTGCCGCCCAACGTCACGGTGAGCGACAACAGCGCGCGGGACTTCGGCGGCGTGCGCGGCGAGTTCTACCTCTCCCCGCACGGCCATTCGCCCGGCGATCTGGTGTTGTGGCTGCCCGAGCAGCGTGTGCTGCTGGCCGGCGACGTGGTCTACCAGGGCCGCATCGCGGGCACCTTCGATGCGGACTTCCAAGGCTGGATCGCGTTGCTCGAGGTGCTCGAGGCGCTCGGCGCCGAGGTGGTGGTGCCGGGCCACGGCGACGTGACCGAGGGCGAGGCCGTCGCCCGCCAGCGCGCGTATTTCGAGCGCCTGTGGGCAGTCGTGGAAGAGGGCTTCGACGAGGGCCTGCCGGACTTCGAAATCGCACCGCGGGTGCGCGAGCAGATGGCCGAATTCGAGACCTACTACCCGGATCTGCAGGAAGGCATCGGCGCGAGCGTCTCGCACGCCTACCTGCAGGTCGAGGCCGCCGCGTTCTGA
- the tpx gene encoding thiol peroxidase, whose product MATITLKGNPIHTNGELPAVGAQAPDFRLTDKDLKDVSLADFRGRKKLLNIVPSLDTPVCATSTRKFHELAKGGEADALMLMISADLPFAQTRFCAGADLDHVVTLSMMRDRRFAEDYGVLITDGPLAGVTARAVVVLDEQDKVLHAELVSEIAQEPDYARAMKALG is encoded by the coding sequence ATGGCGACCATTACCCTCAAGGGCAACCCCATCCACACCAACGGGGAACTGCCGGCGGTCGGCGCCCAGGCGCCCGACTTCCGCCTCACCGACAAGGATCTCAAGGACGTGTCGTTGGCCGATTTCAGGGGCCGAAAGAAGCTGCTCAACATCGTGCCGAGTCTGGATACCCCGGTCTGCGCCACCTCCACGCGCAAGTTCCACGAACTGGCGAAGGGCGGCGAGGCCGATGCGCTGATGTTGATGATCTCGGCCGACCTGCCTTTCGCCCAGACGCGTTTCTGCGCGGGTGCGGACCTCGATCACGTGGTCACGCTGTCGATGATGCGCGACCGCCGCTTCGCCGAGGACTACGGCGTACTGATCACCGACGGGCCGCTCGCCGGGGTGACGGCGCGCGCGGTGGTGGTGCTGGACGAGCAGGACAAGGTGCTGCACGCCGAGTTGGTGTCCGAGATCGCGCAGGAACCCGATTACGCGCGCGCGATGAAGGCCTTGGGGTAA